The proteins below come from a single Azospirillum thermophilum genomic window:
- a CDS encoding ABC transporter substrate-binding protein codes for MQATRRHLLGGLAALCALGGLSRPAAAGVKEINISYVKAPFNLQSIVMRRRQLLEKEFAADGITVTWHDLTTGPQQTQAMAAGALDIGGVLNTASVLMANASGNPVRIAAGVSRPARTFAILGKAGGPAGVRDLKGKSVAGPKGTVLHQLLVAALAREGLSVSDVEFINMDLPKTQAALLAGQVDAGLLAASLVIKSVAAGARVIATADGLVSPLLVMGVRDAFAREQPELLARVVKVHREAMALIEADREAAIALGAEEQGISLEEARTLAQWTNLIAVLEPTDVEAMAADVRFLLENGMLKQPVDPKALLLPLAMG; via the coding sequence ATGCAAGCAACCCGTCGCCACCTGCTGGGCGGCCTCGCCGCGCTGTGCGCGCTCGGCGGCCTGTCCCGTCCCGCCGCCGCAGGCGTGAAGGAGATCAACATCTCCTACGTCAAGGCGCCCTTCAACCTGCAGTCCATCGTGATGCGCCGGCGGCAGCTTCTGGAGAAGGAGTTCGCCGCCGACGGCATCACCGTCACCTGGCACGACCTGACCACCGGGCCGCAGCAGACGCAGGCGATGGCGGCCGGGGCGCTGGACATCGGCGGGGTGCTGAACACCGCCTCGGTCCTCATGGCGAACGCCAGCGGCAATCCGGTGCGCATCGCCGCCGGGGTCAGCCGTCCGGCGCGCACCTTCGCCATCCTGGGCAAGGCCGGCGGTCCCGCCGGCGTGCGCGACCTGAAGGGCAAGTCGGTTGCCGGGCCGAAGGGAACCGTGCTGCACCAGCTCCTGGTCGCTGCCCTGGCGCGCGAAGGGCTGTCCGTCTCGGACGTCGAGTTCATCAACATGGACCTGCCGAAGACCCAGGCGGCCCTGCTGGCCGGTCAGGTCGACGCCGGCCTGCTGGCGGCCAGCCTCGTCATCAAGTCGGTCGCCGCCGGCGCCCGCGTCATCGCGACGGCGGACGGGCTGGTCTCGCCGCTGCTGGTGATGGGCGTGCGCGACGCCTTCGCCCGCGAGCAGCCGGAGCTGCTGGCCCGCGTGGTCAAGGTCCACCGCGAGGCCATGGCGCTGATCGAGGCGGACCGCGAGGCCGCCATCGCGCTCGGTGCGGAGGAGCAGGGCATCAGCCTGGAGGAGGCGCGCACCCTCGCCCAGTGGACCAACCTCATCGCGGTGCTGGAACCGACCGACGTCGAGGCGATGGCGGCCGACGTCCGCTTCCTGCTGGAGAACGGCATGCTCAAGCAGCCCGTCGATCCGAAGGCGCTGCTGCTTCCGCTGGCGATGGGATGA
- the nosP gene encoding nitric oxide-sensing protein NosP: MSETAVGQFSGQYSGQVTEQAAGHIGGLTQDRDALPRAVSRADSAYEAARDLRRQLGDGPFDAVLVFCAPRFERALLAEALAAEFGPVPVFGCTTAGEIGPGGYTTNTLVGVGFPAADFTVVTALIDHVDGFEITDSTAIARDLMDRRDRALAERPVPLASADSFAMLLIDGLSMSEETVVSALHNAMIDVPLFGASAGDDLQFEQTFVLHDGEFHANAAVVALVTTARPFTVFRTQHFVSSDRKMVVTGADPQRRIVNEINAEPAGREYARLVGLDGEPLTPLIFAAHPVVVRVGGQYHVRSIQKVNEDESLTFFCAIDEGIVLTVAEGVDPVANFDGLMESIRDEIGAPDLILGCDCILRRLELEQRSLLDIMSSRLALHRVVGFCAYGEQVNGMHVNQTFTGVAIGRR, encoded by the coding sequence GTGTCGGAGACCGCCGTCGGGCAGTTCAGCGGGCAGTACAGCGGGCAGGTAACCGAGCAGGCCGCTGGGCATATCGGCGGTCTGACGCAGGATCGCGATGCCTTGCCGCGCGCCGTCTCCCGCGCCGACAGCGCGTACGAGGCGGCCCGGGACCTGCGCCGCCAGTTGGGCGACGGGCCGTTCGACGCCGTGCTGGTCTTCTGCGCTCCCCGCTTCGAGCGCGCCCTGCTGGCCGAGGCGCTGGCGGCCGAGTTCGGCCCGGTCCCCGTCTTCGGCTGCACCACCGCGGGGGAGATCGGACCGGGCGGCTACACCACCAACACGCTGGTCGGCGTCGGCTTCCCGGCCGCCGACTTCACCGTGGTGACGGCGCTGATCGACCATGTCGACGGGTTCGAGATCACCGACAGCACGGCCATCGCCCGCGACCTGATGGACCGGCGTGACCGCGCGCTGGCCGAACGGCCGGTGCCGCTGGCCTCCGCCGACAGCTTCGCCATGCTGCTGATCGACGGCCTGTCGATGAGCGAGGAGACGGTGGTCAGCGCGCTGCACAACGCGATGATCGACGTTCCGCTGTTCGGCGCCTCGGCCGGCGACGACCTGCAGTTCGAGCAGACCTTCGTGCTGCACGACGGGGAGTTCCATGCCAACGCGGCGGTGGTCGCGCTGGTCACCACGGCGCGCCCCTTCACCGTCTTCCGTACCCAGCATTTCGTCAGTTCCGACCGCAAGATGGTGGTGACCGGCGCCGATCCGCAGCGCCGCATCGTCAACGAGATCAACGCCGAACCGGCGGGCCGCGAATATGCCCGTCTGGTCGGGCTGGACGGCGAGCCCCTGACGCCGCTGATCTTCGCCGCCCATCCGGTGGTGGTGCGGGTCGGCGGCCAGTACCATGTCCGCTCCATCCAGAAGGTGAACGAGGACGAGAGCCTGACCTTCTTCTGCGCCATCGACGAAGGGATCGTCCTGACGGTGGCGGAGGGGGTGGATCCGGTCGCCAACTTCGACGGGCTGATGGAGAGCATCCGCGACGAGATCGGGGCGCCCGACCTGATCCTCGGCTGCGACTGCATCCTGCGCCGGCTGGAGCTGGAGCAGCGCTCCCTGCTGGACATCATGTCGTCGCGCCTGGCCCTGCACCGCGTCGTCGGGTTCTGCGCCTATGGCGAGCAGGTGAACGGCATGCACGTCAACCAGACCTTCACCGGCGTCGCCATCGGGAGGCGGTGA
- the adh gene encoding aldehyde dehydrogenase, which translates to MIHQALETLQKQVALRPRYDNFIGGQWVAPVDGQYFTNLTPITGKPLCEVARSQAIDVEKALDAAHKAKDAWGRTSPTERANILNKIADRMEERLEILALAETLDNGKPIRETRAADIPLAIDHFRYFAGCIRAQEGSIAEIDHTTYAYHFHEPLGVVGQIIPWNFPILMAAWKIAPALAAGNCIVLKPAEQTPMGILVMMDIIGDLLPAGVLNVVNGFGIEAGKPLATSKRIAKVAFTGETSTGRLIMQYASENIIPVTLELGGKSPNIFFADVMSEDDDFFDKALEGFAMFALNQGEVCTCPSRVLVQKSIYERFMERAVERVSKVVQGHPLDPATMIGAQASQEQLDKILHYIDVGRAEGAKVLTGGQRAHLGGELETGYYVTPTVLEGHNKMRVFQEEIFGPVVSVTTFDTEEEALQIANDTTFGLGAGVWTRDGNRYFRMGRGIQAGRVWINCYHLYPAHAAFGGYKQSGIGRETHKMMLDHYQQTKNLLISYSPNALGFF; encoded by the coding sequence ATGATCCACCAGGCTCTCGAGACGCTGCAAAAGCAAGTCGCGCTCCGCCCCCGGTATGACAACTTCATCGGCGGTCAGTGGGTGGCGCCTGTGGACGGGCAATACTTCACCAACCTGACCCCGATTACCGGGAAGCCGCTGTGCGAAGTGGCCCGCTCCCAGGCGATCGACGTGGAAAAGGCGCTGGACGCCGCCCACAAGGCCAAGGACGCCTGGGGCCGCACCTCCCCGACCGAGCGCGCCAACATCCTGAACAAGATCGCCGACCGCATGGAAGAGCGGCTGGAGATCCTGGCGCTGGCCGAGACGCTGGACAACGGCAAGCCGATCCGCGAGACCCGCGCGGCCGACATCCCGCTCGCCATCGACCACTTCCGCTACTTCGCCGGCTGCATCCGCGCCCAGGAAGGCTCGATCGCCGAGATCGACCACACCACCTACGCCTATCACTTCCACGAGCCGCTGGGCGTCGTCGGCCAGATCATCCCCTGGAACTTCCCCATCCTGATGGCGGCCTGGAAGATCGCCCCGGCGCTGGCCGCCGGCAACTGCATCGTGCTGAAGCCGGCCGAGCAGACCCCGATGGGCATCCTGGTGATGATGGACATCATCGGCGACCTGCTGCCGGCCGGCGTGCTGAACGTCGTCAACGGCTTCGGCATCGAGGCGGGCAAGCCGCTCGCCACCTCCAAGCGGATCGCCAAGGTCGCCTTCACCGGCGAGACCTCCACCGGCCGCCTGATCATGCAGTACGCGTCGGAGAACATCATCCCGGTGACGCTGGAGCTGGGCGGCAAGTCGCCGAACATCTTCTTCGCCGACGTGATGTCCGAGGACGACGACTTCTTCGACAAGGCGCTGGAAGGCTTCGCGATGTTCGCGCTGAACCAGGGCGAGGTCTGCACCTGCCCGTCGCGCGTCCTGGTCCAGAAGTCGATCTACGAGCGCTTCATGGAGCGCGCGGTCGAGCGCGTCAGCAAGGTGGTGCAGGGCCATCCGCTCGATCCCGCCACCATGATCGGCGCCCAGGCCTCGCAGGAGCAGCTCGACAAGATCCTGCACTACATCGACGTCGGCAGGGCCGAAGGCGCCAAGGTGCTGACCGGCGGCCAGCGGGCCCATCTCGGCGGCGAGCTGGAGACCGGCTACTACGTCACCCCGACGGTCCTGGAAGGCCACAACAAGATGCGCGTCTTCCAGGAGGAGATCTTCGGCCCGGTGGTCTCGGTCACCACCTTCGACACCGAGGAGGAGGCGCTGCAGATCGCCAACGACACCACCTTCGGCCTCGGCGCCGGCGTGTGGACCCGCGACGGCAACCGCTACTTCCGCATGGGCCGCGGCATCCAGGCCGGCCGCGTGTGGATCAACTGCTACCACCTCTACCCGGCCCACGCGGCCTTCGGCGGCTACAAGCAGTCGGGCATCGGCCGCGAGACCCACAAGATGATGCTGGACCACTACCAGCAGACCAAGAACCTCCTGATCTCCTACAGCCCGAACGCTCTTGGGTTCTTCTGA
- the pqqC gene encoding pyrroloquinoline-quinone synthase PqqC translates to MTTSLPQDEPLSRDAFTEALFAVGERQYHDLHPFHKLLHGGKLAKGQVQAWALNRFYYQVSIPRKDLTIMSRMDDPALRRVWLQRVLDHDGLGPDGQVEEGRVGGIERWLRLTDGLGLDRDYVRSLEGILPATRFAVDAYVHFVLDHTLLEAVASSLTELFAPAIHRERIAGFEQNYAFANDSTLSYFRKRLEEAPRDVDFGLAYVLDNARTAEQQRQCIRALRFKTELLWAQLDALHHAYVSPGLIPPGAFVPDDMTPTRYTR, encoded by the coding sequence ATGACGACGAGCCTGCCGCAGGACGAACCGCTCTCCCGCGATGCCTTCACCGAGGCGCTGTTCGCCGTGGGCGAGCGGCAGTACCATGACCTCCACCCCTTCCATAAGCTGCTGCACGGCGGCAAGCTGGCGAAGGGGCAGGTGCAGGCCTGGGCGCTGAACCGCTTCTATTACCAGGTCTCGATCCCGCGCAAGGACCTGACGATCATGTCCCGCATGGACGACCCCGCCCTGCGCCGGGTGTGGCTGCAGCGGGTGCTGGACCATGACGGGCTGGGGCCGGACGGGCAGGTGGAGGAGGGCAGGGTCGGCGGCATCGAGCGCTGGCTGCGGCTGACCGACGGGCTGGGGCTCGACCGCGACTATGTGCGGTCGCTGGAGGGCATCCTGCCGGCGACGCGCTTCGCGGTGGACGCCTACGTCCATTTCGTGCTCGACCATACGCTGCTGGAGGCGGTGGCCTCCTCGCTGACCGAGCTGTTCGCCCCGGCCATCCACCGCGAGCGCATCGCCGGCTTCGAGCAGAACTACGCCTTCGCCAACGACAGCACGCTGTCCTACTTCCGCAAGAGGCTGGAGGAGGCGCCGCGCGACGTCGATTTCGGGCTGGCCTATGTGCTCGACAACGCCCGCACGGCGGAGCAGCAGCGGCAGTGCATCCGCGCCCTGCGCTTCAAGACGGAGCTGCTGTGGGCGCAGCTCGACGCGCTGCACCACGCCTATGTCTCGCCGGGCCTGATCCCGCCCGGGGCCTTCGTGCCCGACGACATGACGCCGACCCGGTACACGCGATGA
- a CDS encoding NahK/ErcS family hybrid sensor histidine kinase/response regulator has protein sequence MRELSAPVRPDPVPGDPGRPPSAADRVAELERENAKLRRINKVLMDRVERSMDFQGGAFSLFQTAIVLEHKVRERTLELERALHKLEDSNRDLARAKELAETMRTRLFEAIESVSEGFALFDADDRLVLCNRKYLSYWPAVSDRIQAGIRFSELAAMVARAAAMTEPPPELWLRERLEHRHDMNGPFLNQLADGRWIQVNERRTRDGGVVGVYTDITDIKEAEARRRASEQAEKSALMLLNDQLQEEVRDRVAAEAALRLAKAEAEQANLSKTRFLAAASHDLLQPLNAARLFVSALADLEQPAQNAELVHNIDIALASVEDLLAALLDISKLDAGAVTPEVADFPLRSVLAPLATEYAAVAAERGITLSVVGSGAVVRSDMRLLRRIVQNFLSNALRYVQGGRVVVGCRRSGANVRIEVWDNGPGIPPDKIAEIFQEFRRLDTPGTKGRDRGMGLGLAIVDRVARVLGHPITVHSEVGRGSVFAVTVPRGIERRVMRPAATAAARQLGNRLAGTSVLVLDNEPAVVAGMEALLRGWACDVVSAGSGEEALALLSGMPQPPDLLIADYHLDDGALGVNEVARLRAACGRILPAVIITANRTAELAEEAKAAGCLILNKPVKPAQLRAVMSGLVG, from the coding sequence ATGCGCGAGCTTTCCGCCCCTGTCCGGCCCGATCCGGTTCCTGGCGATCCCGGCCGTCCGCCGTCCGCCGCCGACCGCGTCGCGGAGCTGGAGCGCGAGAACGCCAAGCTGCGCCGGATCAACAAGGTGCTGATGGACCGCGTGGAGCGGTCGATGGATTTCCAGGGCGGCGCCTTCTCGCTGTTTCAGACCGCCATCGTGCTGGAGCACAAGGTCCGCGAACGCACGCTGGAGCTGGAACGCGCGCTGCACAAGCTGGAGGACAGCAACCGCGACCTCGCCCGCGCCAAGGAGCTGGCGGAGACCATGCGCACCCGCCTGTTCGAGGCGATCGAGTCGGTCAGCGAGGGGTTCGCGCTGTTCGACGCCGACGACCGGCTGGTGCTGTGCAACCGGAAATACCTGTCCTACTGGCCGGCGGTGTCCGACCGCATCCAGGCGGGCATCCGCTTCTCCGAACTCGCCGCCATGGTCGCCCGGGCCGCCGCGATGACCGAGCCGCCGCCGGAGCTCTGGCTGAGGGAACGGCTGGAACACCGTCACGACATGAACGGCCCCTTCCTCAACCAGTTGGCCGACGGCCGCTGGATCCAGGTGAACGAGCGGCGCACCCGCGACGGCGGCGTGGTCGGCGTCTACACCGACATCACCGACATCAAGGAGGCCGAGGCCCGGCGGCGGGCGTCCGAGCAGGCCGAGAAGTCGGCGCTGATGCTGCTGAACGACCAGCTTCAGGAGGAGGTGCGCGACCGCGTCGCGGCGGAGGCGGCGCTGCGCCTCGCCAAGGCGGAGGCCGAGCAGGCGAACCTGTCGAAGACCCGCTTCCTGGCGGCGGCCAGCCACGACCTGCTGCAGCCGCTGAACGCGGCGCGCCTGTTCGTCTCCGCGCTCGCCGACCTGGAACAGCCGGCGCAGAATGCCGAGCTGGTCCACAACATCGACATCGCCCTCGCCTCGGTCGAGGATCTGCTGGCCGCCCTGCTCGACATCTCCAAGCTCGACGCCGGAGCGGTGACGCCGGAGGTCGCCGACTTCCCGCTGCGCAGCGTGCTGGCGCCGCTCGCCACCGAATACGCGGCGGTGGCGGCGGAGCGCGGCATCACGCTGTCGGTGGTGGGATCGGGGGCGGTGGTGCGCTCCGACATGCGGCTGCTGCGGCGGATCGTGCAGAACTTCCTGTCCAACGCGCTGCGCTATGTCCAGGGCGGGCGGGTCGTGGTCGGCTGCCGGCGCAGCGGGGCCAATGTGCGGATCGAGGTGTGGGACAACGGTCCCGGCATCCCGCCGGACAAGATCGCCGAGATCTTCCAGGAATTCCGCCGGCTCGACACCCCCGGCACCAAGGGGCGCGACCGCGGCATGGGGCTGGGGCTCGCCATCGTGGACCGCGTCGCCCGCGTGCTGGGCCACCCGATCACCGTCCATTCCGAGGTCGGTCGCGGCTCGGTCTTCGCCGTCACCGTGCCGCGCGGCATCGAACGGCGGGTGATGCGTCCCGCCGCCACCGCGGCGGCCCGGCAGCTCGGCAACCGTCTGGCCGGAACCTCCGTCCTCGTGCTCGACAACGAACCGGCGGTGGTTGCCGGCATGGAGGCGCTGCTGCGCGGCTGGGCCTGCGACGTCGTCTCCGCCGGATCGGGGGAGGAGGCGCTGGCCCTGCTGTCGGGCATGCCGCAGCCGCCGGACCTGCTGATCGCCGACTATCACCTGGACGACGGCGCCCTGGGGGTGAACGAGGTCGCCCGGCTGCGCGCCGCCTGCGGGCGCATCCTGCCGGCCGTCATCATCACCGCCAACCGCACCGCCGAACTGGCGGAGGAGGCCAAGGCGGCCGGCTGCCTGATCCTCAACAAGCCGGTGAAGCCCGCCCAGCTCCGCGCCGTCATGTCGGGGCTGGTGGGGTAG
- a CDS encoding ABC transporter ATP-binding protein, which translates to MLGVRVRGLSRRYLVRARPVVALDGVDLEVPPGSLVAIVGYSGCGKTTLLRHVAGLETAETGSVAFFGSDGQSRPPGRIGMVFQEPRLLPWKTVRENVGLATLRLPAGVGAGWTRIEETLALVGLTAFADARPAQLSGGMAQRAALARALCREPELLLMDEPFGALDALTRTHLQGELARIRLARSITTLFITHDVAEAVRLADTVVVMAAGRIMATLPVPLPHPRDPADPALAPLQAAVFATILGDARHPLAHQSETL; encoded by the coding sequence ATGCTCGGCGTGCGCGTCCGCGGCCTCAGCCGACGCTATCTCGTCCGGGCCCGGCCGGTGGTCGCCCTGGACGGCGTGGACCTGGAGGTTCCGCCGGGCAGCCTCGTCGCCATCGTCGGATACAGCGGCTGCGGCAAGACCACGCTGCTGCGCCACGTCGCCGGGCTGGAGACGGCGGAGACCGGATCGGTCGCCTTCTTCGGGTCCGACGGCCAGTCCCGTCCGCCGGGCCGCATCGGCATGGTGTTCCAGGAACCGCGGCTGCTGCCCTGGAAGACGGTGCGCGAGAATGTCGGGCTCGCCACCCTGCGGCTGCCCGCCGGGGTTGGGGCGGGATGGACCCGCATCGAGGAGACGCTGGCGCTCGTCGGGCTCACCGCCTTCGCCGACGCGCGTCCGGCGCAGCTGTCCGGCGGCATGGCGCAGCGGGCCGCGCTCGCCCGCGCGCTCTGCCGGGAGCCGGAGCTCCTCCTGATGGACGAGCCGTTCGGCGCGCTCGACGCGCTGACCCGCACCCATCTGCAGGGCGAACTGGCGCGCATCCGTCTGGCCCGCTCGATCACCACCCTGTTCATCACCCACGACGTGGCGGAAGCCGTCCGTCTGGCCGACACGGTCGTCGTCATGGCGGCCGGCCGGATCATGGCGACGCTGCCCGTCCCGCTCCCCCATCCGCGCGATCCCGCCGATCCGGCCCTGGCCCCGCTCCAGGCCGCGGTGTTCGCGACCATCCTCGGCGACGCCCGCCATCCCCTCGCTCATCAATCGGAGACCCTGTGA
- a CDS encoding DUF523 domain-containing protein: MASKILVSACLLGQPVRYNGSARTLLHPVLERWRAEGRLVPVCPELSAGLPVPRPPAEIAAGRTGGAVLSGTARIIDSTGTDVTRPFLAGAEAALATAVREGCRYALLTDGSPSCGSRFIHDGGFSGRTHAGDGVTAALLRRNGIEVFAAEEVGALEARLSQAEQAAPTPPAPT, from the coding sequence ATGGCTTCGAAGATCCTCGTCAGCGCCTGCCTGCTCGGCCAGCCGGTCCGCTACAACGGCTCCGCCCGGACGCTCCTCCACCCGGTGCTGGAGCGCTGGCGGGCGGAGGGCCGGCTGGTCCCGGTCTGCCCGGAACTGTCGGCGGGCCTTCCGGTTCCCCGCCCGCCTGCCGAGATCGCCGCGGGCCGGACCGGAGGCGCGGTGCTGTCCGGCACCGCCCGGATCATCGATTCCACCGGCACCGACGTGACGCGCCCCTTCCTGGCGGGGGCCGAGGCGGCGCTGGCGACCGCGGTGCGGGAGGGCTGCCGCTACGCCCTGCTGACCGATGGCAGCCCGTCCTGCGGCAGCCGCTTCATCCATGACGGCGGCTTCAGCGGAAGGACGCATGCGGGCGACGGGGTGACCGCCGCCCTGCTCCGCCGCAACGGCATCGAGGTCTTCGCCGCCGAGGAGGTCGGGGCGCTGGAGGCCCGGCTGTCGCAAGCGGAGCAAGCCGCCCCTACCCCACCAGCCCCGACATGA
- the pqqD gene encoding pyrroloquinoline quinone biosynthesis peptide chaperone PqqD yields MSLPPTTAVPPIGEENRIRLAPGVILRHDRTRGQWMLMAAERLLVLDDTALAVIRAATGPEAGTVGQAVDRLAVEYDAPRGEIAADVLELLTDLRNKGYVTP; encoded by the coding sequence ATGAGCCTGCCCCCGACGACCGCCGTTCCACCGATCGGCGAAGAGAACCGCATCCGGCTGGCGCCGGGCGTCATCCTGCGCCACGACCGCACCCGCGGCCAATGGATGCTGATGGCGGCCGAGCGGCTGCTGGTGCTGGACGACACGGCACTGGCGGTGATCCGCGCGGCGACCGGGCCGGAGGCGGGGACGGTCGGCCAGGCGGTGGACCGTCTGGCGGTGGAGTACGACGCCCCGCGCGGCGAGATCGCCGCCGACGTGCTGGAGCTGCTGACCGACCTGCGCAACAAGGGATACGTCACGCCATGA
- the pqqE gene encoding pyrroloquinoline quinone biosynthesis protein PqqE has protein sequence MTPGPASPDPAPPFAVLAELTHRCPLRCPYCSNPVALEPASAELDTATWKRVLDEAAEAGALQVHFSGGEPCVRKDLEELVAHATQAGLYSNLITSAVLLDAGRLERLKAAGLQHVQVSLQDVEPGGGDRIGGFRGGHARKLEVARMVVEAGLALTINAVLHRHNIERVNDFIDLALALRAGRIEIANVQYYGWALANRAALMPTREQLLTMDARVRERLPSLAGRIVVDYVVPDYYARRPKSCMGGWGRRFMNVTPAGKVLPCHAAETIPHLEFETVFDRPLPDIWRDGAAFRRYRGTGWMPEPCQSCEHKEEDWGGCRCQALALAGDADATDPVCERSAAHAAVAAVRDRDADSVGTVWRYRGI, from the coding sequence ATGACTCCCGGTCCCGCATCGCCCGATCCCGCGCCGCCCTTCGCCGTCCTGGCGGAGCTGACCCACCGCTGTCCGCTGCGCTGCCCCTACTGCTCCAACCCGGTGGCGCTGGAGCCGGCGAGCGCCGAGCTCGACACCGCCACCTGGAAGCGGGTGCTGGACGAGGCGGCGGAGGCCGGCGCGCTGCAGGTCCATTTCTCGGGCGGCGAGCCCTGCGTCCGCAAGGATCTGGAGGAGCTGGTCGCCCATGCCACGCAGGCCGGGCTCTACAGCAACCTGATCACCTCGGCCGTGCTGCTCGACGCCGGGCGGCTGGAGCGGCTGAAGGCGGCCGGGCTGCAGCATGTCCAGGTCAGCCTGCAGGACGTCGAGCCCGGTGGCGGCGACCGCATCGGCGGGTTCCGCGGCGGCCATGCCCGCAAGCTGGAGGTCGCGCGGATGGTGGTGGAGGCCGGGCTGGCCCTGACCATCAACGCCGTGCTCCACCGCCACAACATCGAGCGGGTGAACGACTTCATCGACCTGGCGCTGGCGCTGAGGGCCGGGCGGATCGAGATCGCCAACGTGCAGTACTACGGCTGGGCGCTGGCCAACCGCGCCGCCCTGATGCCGACGCGCGAACAGCTTCTCACCATGGACGCGCGGGTGCGCGAGCGGCTGCCGTCGCTGGCCGGGCGCATCGTCGTCGACTATGTGGTGCCCGACTATTACGCCCGCCGGCCGAAGTCCTGCATGGGCGGCTGGGGGCGGCGCTTCATGAACGTGACGCCGGCCGGCAAGGTGCTGCCCTGCCACGCAGCGGAGACGATCCCGCACCTGGAGTTCGAGACGGTGTTCGACCGGCCGCTGCCGGACATCTGGCGCGACGGCGCCGCCTTCCGGCGCTACCGCGGCACCGGCTGGATGCCGGAGCCCTGCCAGTCCTGCGAGCACAAGGAGGAGGACTGGGGCGGCTGCCGCTGCCAGGCCCTGGCGCTGGCCGGCGACGCCGACGCCACCGATCCGGTGTGCGAGCGCTCGGCCGCCCATGCCGCCGTCGCGGCGGTCCGCGACCGGGACGCCGATTCCGTCGGCACCGTCTGGCGCTATCGCGGCATCTGA
- a CDS encoding DUF779 domain-containing protein produces MIERVTATPAVRALLGRLAARHGPLLLHLSGGCCDGSAPICLPRGDFRLGGRDLCLGWVEETPLCMADDTFAWWEHSEVQLDVVEARGGGFSLEVPDGVRLVARSRLFTDEELPNLRPPVPAGTLPETCPGDV; encoded by the coding sequence GTGATCGAGCGCGTCACCGCCACTCCCGCCGTGCGGGCATTGCTGGGCCGGCTGGCGGCCAGGCACGGCCCGCTGCTGCTCCATCTCTCGGGCGGCTGCTGCGACGGCTCCGCCCCCATCTGCCTGCCGCGCGGCGATTTCCGCCTGGGCGGCCGCGACCTCTGCCTGGGCTGGGTGGAGGAGACGCCGCTCTGCATGGCCGACGACACCTTCGCCTGGTGGGAGCATTCCGAAGTGCAGCTCGACGTGGTCGAGGCGCGCGGCGGCGGCTTTTCGCTGGAGGTGCCGGATGGTGTACGGTTGGTGGCCCGCTCCCGTCTGTTCACCGACGAGGAGCTTCCCAACCTGCGCCCGCCCGTCCCGGCCGGAACCCTGCCCGAGACGTGCCCCGGAGACGTCTAG
- a CDS encoding ABC transporter permease: protein MAVALPVGLLAAWAALSAAGQLNAYLLPPPWEVWATAVEMARSGELYRHTLASLGRVLAGFAVTVALAGPLAVLVHLLPPLGALLRLPLEGLRVTPPLALVPLLILWLGIGEASKLAVIVLGSFFPIFLNVLTGLEQADRRLLEMADTLALTPADKVRHILLPAAMPAVLTGLRIGFGYSWRALIGAELIAASAGLGYLIVDAGEMARTDRIFVGILAIALLGALSDRLLSRLAAALVDWDRRTVEAA from the coding sequence ATGGCGGTCGCCTTGCCGGTCGGGCTGCTTGCCGCCTGGGCGGCATTGTCCGCCGCCGGGCAGCTCAACGCCTATCTGCTGCCTCCCCCGTGGGAGGTGTGGGCGACGGCGGTCGAGATGGCGCGCAGCGGCGAGCTGTACCGCCATACCCTGGCGAGCCTGGGGCGCGTGCTGGCGGGATTCGCCGTCACCGTGGCGCTCGCCGGGCCGCTCGCCGTTCTGGTGCATCTGCTGCCGCCGCTCGGCGCGCTGCTGCGCCTGCCGCTGGAGGGGCTGCGGGTGACGCCGCCGCTGGCGCTGGTTCCCCTGCTGATCCTCTGGCTCGGCATCGGCGAGGCGTCGAAGCTGGCGGTCATCGTGCTCGGCAGCTTCTTCCCGATCTTCCTGAACGTCCTGACCGGGCTGGAGCAGGCCGACCGGCGTCTGCTGGAGATGGCCGATACGCTGGCGCTGACCCCGGCGGACAAGGTGCGCCACATCCTGCTGCCCGCCGCCATGCCCGCGGTCCTCACCGGGCTGCGCATCGGCTTCGGCTATTCCTGGCGCGCCCTGATCGGGGCGGAGCTGATCGCCGCCTCGGCCGGCCTCGGCTACCTGATCGTGGATGCGGGGGAGATGGCGCGGACCGACCGGATCTTCGTCGGCATCCTGGCCATCGCCCTGCTCGGCGCCCTGTCCGACCGGCTGCTGAGCCGGCTGGCCGCGGCGCTGGTCGATTGGGACCGCAGGACCGTGGAGGCCGCCTGA